A DNA window from Patagioenas fasciata isolate bPatFas1 chromosome 1, bPatFas1.hap1, whole genome shotgun sequence contains the following coding sequences:
- the RPL3 gene encoding large ribosomal subunit protein uL3, whose product MSHRKFSAPRHGSLGFLPRKRSSRHRGKVKSFPKDDPSKPVHLTAFLGYKAGMTHIVREVDRPGSKVNKKEVVEAVTIIETPPMVIVGIVGYVQTPHGLRSFKTIFAEHISDECKRRFYKNWHKSKKKAFTKYCKKWQDEEGKKQLEKDFNSMKKYCQVIRVMAHTQMRLLPLRQKKSHLMEIQVNGGTVAEKVDWAREKLEQQVPVSTVFAQDEMIDVIGVTKGKGYKGVTSRWHTKKLPRKTHRGLRKVACIGAWHPARVAFSVARAGQKGYHHRTEINKKIYKIGQGYQIKDGKLIKNNASTDYDLSDKSINPLGGFVHYGEVTNDFIMLKGCVVGTKKRVLTLRKSLLVQTKRRALEKIDLKFIDTTSKFGHGRFQTAEEKKAFMGPLKKDRIAKEETA is encoded by the exons ATG TCTCACCGCAAGTTCTCGGCTCCGAGGCACGGGTCTCTGGGCTTCCTGCCCCGCAAGCGCAGTAGCAGGCACAGGGGCAAGGTGAAGAGCTTTCCCAAGGATGACCCCAGCAAGCCTGTCCATCTCACTGCCTTCTTGGGGTACAAAGCTGGCATGACCCACATTGTCCGTGAAGTTGACAGACCTGGTTCCA AGGTGAACAAGAAGGAGGTAGTTGAGGCAGTCACTATAATAGAGACACCTCCTATGGTCATTGTGGGCATTGTGGGCTATGTGCAGACCCCTCACGGTCTCCGCAGCTTCAAGACCATCTTTGCTGAGCACATCAGTGATGAGTGTAAGCGTCGCTTCTACAAGAACTG GCACAAGTCCAAGAAGAAGGCCTTCACCAAATACTGCAAGAAATGGCAAGATGAGGAGGGCAAAAAGCAGttggagaaagatttcaataGCATGAAGAAATACTGCCAGGTTATTAGAGTCATGGCTCACACTCAG ATGCGTTTGCTTCCCCTGAGGCAGAAGAAGTCTCACCTGATGGAGATCCAGGTGAATGGTGGCACTGTTGCTGAGAAAGTGGATTGGGCACGGGAGAAACTGGAACAGCAGGTGCCTGTGTCAACTGTCTTTGCCCAGGATGAGATGATAGATGTCATTGGAGTCACTAAGGGCAAGGGATATAAAG GTGTTACCAGCCGCTGGCACACCAAAAAGCTGCCCCGCAAGACTCACAGGGGTCTGCGCAAAGTGGCCTGCATTGGTGCATGGCACCCTGCTCGTGTGGCTTTCTCGGTGGCCCGGGCTGGTCAGAAGGGCTACCACCACCGGACTGAGATCAATAAGAAG ATCTACAAGATTGGCCAGGGTTACCAAATCAAGGATGGAAAGCTGATCAAAAACAATGCATCAACTGATTATGACCTGTCTGACAAGAGCATTAACCCTCTG GGAGGCTTTGTCCACTATGGTGAGGTGACCAATGACTTCATCATGCTGAAAGGCTGTGTTGTTGGGACCAAGAAGAGGGTCCTGACTCTGCGTAAG TCCCTGCTTGTGCAGACCAAGCGCCGGGCCCTGGAGAAGATTGACTTGAAGTTCATTGACACAACCTCTAAATTTGGTCATGGCCGCTTCCAGACAGCTGAAGAGAAGAAGGCTTTCATG ggaCCACTCAAGAAAGATCGAATTGCAAAAGAGGAGACAGCTTAA